In the genome of Bacillus sp. S3, one region contains:
- a CDS encoding phosphate ABC transporter substrate-binding protein — protein sequence MKSLKNLSLLTIFAALMVFMAACGGGTSTDKTSETDKPEQPKTEETKELSGSLSISGSSAMQPLVAAAAEEFMAENPKVDIQVQAGGSGTGLSQVAEGSVQIGNSDVFAEEKEGIPADQLVDHKVAVVGMTAAVNPKVGIKDIKKDDLIKVFTGKITNWKELGGADQKIVLVNRPDSSGTRAIFNKFALDGATPAEGITEDSSNTVKKIINETEGAIGYLAFSYFTDDSVTPLAIDGVEPTEENVQSGKFPVWAYQHSYTKGEATDLAKAFLDYLMSDEIQTTLLKEQGYLPVTKMKVERDAEGNQKNL from the coding sequence ATGAAAAGTTTGAAAAATTTAAGCCTACTAACAATTTTTGCAGCATTAATGGTATTTATGGCTGCTTGTGGTGGGGGTACATCAACAGACAAAACATCAGAAACCGACAAACCGGAACAACCAAAAACAGAAGAAACAAAAGAACTTTCTGGCTCATTATCTATTTCTGGTTCCTCTGCTATGCAGCCATTAGTTGCAGCTGCAGCTGAAGAGTTTATGGCTGAAAATCCAAAAGTTGATATACAAGTACAAGCAGGCGGATCTGGTACAGGCTTATCACAAGTTGCTGAAGGATCTGTACAAATTGGGAACTCCGATGTATTTGCTGAAGAAAAAGAAGGAATTCCTGCTGATCAGTTAGTGGATCATAAAGTTGCGGTTGTAGGTATGACAGCAGCTGTTAATCCTAAAGTAGGCATTAAAGACATTAAAAAAGATGATTTAATTAAAGTATTCACTGGTAAAATCACTAACTGGAAAGAACTTGGCGGAGCTGATCAAAAGATCGTTCTTGTAAACCGTCCTGATTCATCTGGTACACGTGCAATTTTCAATAAGTTTGCTCTTGATGGTGCAACACCAGCAGAAGGTATTACAGAAGATTCATCTAACACTGTAAAAAAGATTATTAATGAAACAGAAGGTGCGATTGGTTACCTTGCATTCTCATACTTCACTGATGATTCTGTAACACCACTTGCGATTGATGGTGTAGAACCAACAGAAGAAAATGTACAGTCTGGTAAATTCCCTGTCTGGGCTTACCAACATTCATACACAAAAGGTGAAGCAACTGATTTAGCAAAAGCCTTCCTTGATTATTTAATGTCAGATGAAATCCAAACTACACTTCTTAAAGAACAAGGATATCTTCCTGTAACAAAAATGAAAGTTGAACGCGATGCTGAAGGAAATCAAAAGAATCTTTAA
- a CDS encoding peptidoglycan D,D-transpeptidase FtsI family protein — protein sequence MVFFVVFMLFSILILRLGELQIVFGDDFKREIERTEDITVNNPVPRGKMFDRTGKVIVDNSPLNAITYTKYQTTNQKEMLETAEKLAKLIDKDTSKVPVRDKKDFWIIKHPKEAKAKITKKEWDLYDQEKLDDKQIYKMQIDRITDAEVESIQGEDLETLAIYREFNSGYALTPQIVKNKEVTPEEFAVVSENLESLPGVDTTTDWERMYAFGNTLKSILGDVTSSEAGIPKEQLEKYLARDYSRNDRVGKSYLELKYESVLHGQKAKVKNVTDKTGKILSTEVISEGKRGKDLVLTIDMELQQQVEQIIEDEMWKAKQKPGTSLLDRAFVVLMDPHTGEVLSLAGRQIGKDKDGKTVMNDFAGGNITTSYNVGSAVKGATILTGYKTGAIKPGDYLIDEPLYFKGTPKPKKSWKVFGSINDLRALQVSSNVYMWKTVIAMGQGKYIPKGPLVIDTEKTFSTMRQSFSQFGLGTRTGIDLPNEMSGFPGSDNKPGLLLDFAIGQYDTYTPIQLAQYVSTIANGGNRVQPYIVKEIREPVMDSNEMGPIVEEIQPKVLNHIDMKDEWIKRVQEGFRMVMQVGDGTGVGTFKGVTYSPAGKTGTAQAFYDGPVKSQKNAEVMNLSLVSFAPYNNPEVAMAVVVPWAYQGNSGPSINMTIGKRVMDAYFDLKKNRPINEESTTEQETNNTDTTQNESGQ from the coding sequence ATGGTATTCTTTGTTGTATTTATGCTTTTTTCCATACTGATCCTTCGGCTAGGAGAATTACAAATTGTTTTTGGTGACGATTTTAAACGAGAGATTGAACGAACTGAGGATATTACTGTCAATAACCCCGTTCCCAGGGGGAAAATGTTTGACCGGACTGGAAAAGTGATTGTCGACAACTCCCCATTAAATGCAATAACTTACACAAAATACCAAACTACCAATCAAAAAGAAATGCTTGAAACTGCTGAAAAATTAGCCAAATTAATTGACAAGGATACATCAAAAGTTCCTGTCCGCGACAAAAAGGATTTTTGGATCATTAAACACCCAAAGGAAGCCAAAGCCAAGATTACGAAAAAAGAATGGGATTTATATGATCAGGAAAAATTAGATGACAAGCAAATATATAAAATGCAGATTGACCGTATTACTGATGCTGAAGTGGAAAGTATTCAAGGGGAAGACCTTGAAACATTAGCAATTTACCGGGAATTTAACAGCGGTTATGCCTTAACACCGCAAATTGTCAAAAATAAAGAGGTAACGCCGGAGGAATTTGCGGTTGTCAGTGAGAATTTAGAGAGTCTTCCCGGGGTTGATACGACTACAGACTGGGAGCGTATGTATGCATTTGGCAATACGTTAAAATCTATCTTGGGTGATGTGACATCTTCAGAAGCCGGTATCCCTAAGGAGCAGCTGGAAAAATATCTTGCACGCGATTACAGCCGGAATGACCGAGTGGGTAAGAGTTATCTTGAGCTCAAGTATGAATCTGTCCTCCACGGTCAAAAAGCCAAAGTAAAAAATGTAACGGATAAAACGGGGAAAATTCTTTCTACTGAGGTAATTTCGGAAGGGAAGCGGGGGAAAGACCTTGTTTTAACCATCGATATGGAATTACAGCAGCAAGTTGAGCAAATTATTGAAGATGAAATGTGGAAAGCTAAACAAAAGCCGGGTACTTCCCTTCTGGATCGAGCTTTTGTTGTGCTCATGGATCCACACACCGGGGAAGTATTATCGCTCGCCGGAAGGCAGATTGGGAAAGATAAAGACGGCAAGACGGTGATGAATGATTTTGCCGGTGGAAATATTACTACTTCGTATAATGTGGGTTCTGCTGTTAAAGGAGCAACAATATTAACTGGCTATAAAACCGGTGCTATAAAACCGGGAGATTATCTTATTGATGAGCCCTTATATTTCAAAGGTACACCAAAGCCTAAAAAATCCTGGAAGGTATTTGGTTCTATTAATGACCTTAGAGCCTTACAAGTTTCTTCTAACGTTTACATGTGGAAAACGGTCATTGCAATGGGACAAGGAAAGTATATTCCGAAGGGGCCGCTTGTAATTGACACAGAGAAGACATTCAGTACGATGCGCCAATCATTTAGTCAGTTTGGCCTTGGAACTCGGACTGGGATTGACCTGCCAAATGAAATGAGCGGTTTTCCCGGATCTGACAATAAGCCGGGGTTACTTCTTGACTTTGCCATTGGTCAATATGATACCTATACACCAATTCAGCTTGCGCAATATGTGTCCACAATTGCAAATGGCGGGAATCGCGTGCAGCCGTATATTGTAAAGGAAATTCGTGAACCCGTCATGGATAGTAATGAAATGGGACCGATAGTTGAGGAAATCCAGCCAAAGGTACTGAATCATATAGACATGAAGGATGAATGGATCAAACGGGTACAAGAAGGCTTCCGGATGGTGATGCAGGTTGGGGACGGCACTGGAGTTGGTACATTTAAAGGTGTTACCTATAGCCCGGCTGGAAAAACAGGAACGGCACAAGCGTTTTATGATGGTCCTGTTAAATCACAAAAGAATGCGGAAGTCATGAACTTGAGTCTTGTCAGCTTTGCCCCTTATAATAATCCAGAGGTGGCAATGGCTGTAGTGGTACCTTGGGCATACCAAGGGAATTCTGGCCCAAGTATTAATATGACAATTGGAAAACGGGTAATGGACGCCTATTTTGATTTGAAAAAAAATCGTCCGATAAATGAAGAGAGTACAACAGAGCAGGAAACAAATAATACAGACACTACTCAAAATGAATCTGGACAATAA
- a CDS encoding MFS transporter, which translates to MAKKFRILGDVELTKDLSLLLIIGGLYSLSVALSNTFVNIYLWKQTGSYADLALYNLSIVVLQPLTFILAGRWAKKIDRVIVLRIGVIFLALFYLAVLMTGTNAAAYLLLLGSLLGIGYGFYWLAYNVLTFEITEPETRDFFNGFLGTLTSAGGMIGPIAAGIIITRFEKFTGYTIIFGTSLALFALAVFMSFSLKPRPAAGRYCFKRILDERKVNENWRLVTNAHFFQGLREGTFLFIISVFVYISTGSEMALGTFGLINSGISFVAYYLASRMIKKNYRKKAILIGGLILYAAVLLIVWDLNFVKLLIYAAMIAIAYPLLLVPYQSTTYDVIGTGWKAAEMRIEYIVVREIFLNIGRIVSILAFLAAVTWFNETSSIPILLLFLGAGHSLIYLFIKRVQVPEVKMR; encoded by the coding sequence ATGGCAAAAAAATTCAGGATTTTAGGTGATGTAGAATTAACAAAGGATTTATCACTCTTGTTAATTATTGGCGGGTTATACTCTTTGAGTGTGGCCCTATCAAACACATTTGTGAATATATACCTTTGGAAACAAACAGGATCATATGCAGATTTAGCCTTGTATAACCTTTCAATCGTGGTCTTACAGCCATTAACGTTTATTTTAGCGGGAAGATGGGCAAAGAAAATTGACAGGGTAATAGTCCTTAGGATTGGTGTTATTTTTTTGGCGTTGTTTTATCTCGCTGTTCTTATGACAGGCACGAATGCAGCCGCCTATTTATTATTACTAGGCAGCCTCCTGGGAATTGGTTATGGTTTTTATTGGCTAGCTTATAATGTGTTAACGTTTGAAATTACTGAGCCAGAAACGAGAGATTTTTTTAATGGATTTTTAGGTACGTTAACATCTGCTGGGGGAATGATTGGTCCTATTGCTGCAGGGATCATCATTACAAGATTTGAAAAATTTACCGGATATACAATTATTTTTGGTACATCCCTAGCTTTATTTGCCCTTGCCGTTTTCATGAGTTTTTCATTAAAACCACGACCTGCTGCTGGAAGGTACTGTTTTAAGCGAATATTAGATGAAAGAAAAGTAAATGAAAATTGGCGTCTCGTTACGAATGCCCATTTTTTCCAGGGACTAAGAGAAGGGACATTTTTATTTATTATTTCCGTTTTTGTGTATATCTCAACGGGAAGTGAAATGGCGTTAGGAACATTTGGGCTTATTAATTCAGGTATATCTTTTGTTGCCTACTATTTAGCTTCTCGGATGATTAAAAAAAACTATCGAAAAAAAGCCATTCTGATTGGCGGCCTCATTCTTTATGCTGCTGTCCTACTCATTGTTTGGGATTTGAATTTTGTTAAATTGCTGATTTACGCAGCAATGATTGCGATTGCCTATCCACTTTTGCTTGTTCCCTATCAATCCACTACATATGATGTGATTGGTACCGGGTGGAAAGCTGCAGAAATGAGAATTGAGTATATAGTTGTCAGAGAAATCTTTTTAAATATAGGCCGGATTGTATCCATTCTTGCTTTCCTTGCCGCGGTGACCTGGTTTAATGAAACGTCAAGCATTCCTATTCTACTTTTGTTTTTAGGTGCTGGGCATTCCTTAATCTATCTGTTCATAAAGAGGGTTCAAGTACCTGAGGTAAAAATGCGATGA
- a CDS encoding superoxide dismutase: protein MAFELPALPYAEDALEPHIDRETMNIHHTRHHNTYVTNLNNALAGNEELLSKSVEEVISNLDAVPEAARTAVRNNGGGHANHSLFWQILSPNGGGAPTGELADAINSKFGSFESFKEEFAKAATTRFGSGWAWLSVNNGELELSSTPNQDSPLMEGKTPILGLDVWEHAYYLKYQNKRPDYIGAFWNVVNWDEVSKRFNAAK from the coding sequence ATGGCATTTGAATTACCGGCATTACCTTATGCAGAGGATGCGCTTGAACCACACATTGACAGAGAAACCATGAATATTCATCACACTAGACACCACAACACATATGTGACAAATTTAAACAATGCATTAGCAGGTAATGAAGAATTACTTTCTAAATCAGTAGAAGAAGTAATTTCAAATTTGGATGCGGTTCCAGAAGCTGCACGTACTGCGGTTCGTAACAATGGCGGCGGACACGCTAACCATTCATTATTCTGGCAAATTCTTTCTCCAAATGGCGGCGGTGCACCAACTGGTGAATTAGCTGACGCAATCAACAGCAAATTTGGCAGCTTCGAAAGCTTTAAAGAAGAGTTCGCTAAAGCAGCAACTACTCGTTTTGGCTCTGGCTGGGCATGGTTATCTGTAAACAATGGCGAATTAGAATTATCAAGCACTCCAAACCAAGACTCTCCATTAATGGAAGGAAAAACTCCAATTCTTGGCCTTGATGTTTGGGAGCATGCATACTATTTAAAATATCAAAACAAACGTCCAGACTATATTGGTGCATTCTGGAATGTAGTTAACTGGGACGAAGTTTCAAAACGTTTTAACGCAGCGAAATAA
- a CDS encoding Crp/Fnr family transcriptional regulator produces MQQHSITIYNLMVQFFQKNEPIQKFKSNSVLFQEKDPVENVYLLLKGSIALGRVHVRGKDFILKILNDRELMVEYQLFKAHPHYQFYAKTLTDCECLVIKKEQFEDFVLTDPDAMKALIAWLSTGYLKAQMKCQDLIMNGKKGGLYSILIRLCNSYGVKTDNGILINLPLTHQELANLTYGTREVIQRALKDLREKDIISYENQMFTVKNVNYLKEEVDCQNCSFEICGLN; encoded by the coding sequence ATGCAACAACACAGCATCACTATATATAATTTAATGGTCCAATTTTTCCAAAAAAATGAACCCATTCAAAAGTTTAAATCAAATTCCGTGCTTTTCCAAGAAAAGGATCCCGTAGAAAATGTTTATTTGCTGTTAAAAGGAAGCATTGCCCTTGGAAGGGTCCATGTTAGGGGAAAGGATTTCATTTTAAAAATCTTAAATGATCGGGAATTAATGGTTGAATATCAATTATTTAAAGCCCATCCTCATTATCAATTTTACGCAAAAACCTTAACAGACTGCGAATGTCTTGTTATTAAAAAGGAACAATTTGAGGATTTTGTCTTAACAGATCCTGATGCAATGAAGGCACTTATTGCTTGGTTAAGCACCGGGTATTTAAAAGCTCAAATGAAATGTCAGGATTTAATTATGAATGGAAAAAAAGGGGGGCTATACTCCATCCTTATCCGACTTTGTAATTCTTATGGAGTAAAAACAGACAATGGGATTCTTATTAATCTCCCTTTAACACATCAAGAATTAGCTAATTTAACCTACGGTACGAGAGAGGTCATACAACGAGCCTTAAAAGATCTACGTGAGAAAGATATTATTTCATATGAAAATCAAATGTTTACAGTTAAAAATGTGAATTACTTGAAAGAGGAAGTTGATTGCCAAAACTGTTCGTTTGAAATCTGCGGACTTAATTAA
- a CDS encoding DUF1189 domain-containing protein — translation MNIFKQFYKSIYSPKDIALYRFQGIGKTILYVFFLTFISVLPSIIYLSTALTTGIDSARSIIKDEAPDFSIQNGQLSAKTEVPITINKDDFTIIIDPTGAISDADVENEGNAFAMLRDEFVLSSGGRTDTYSYSMLQDLHITKNDFLDFTNTIGGLKGIIIPVASLLIYLVSSAASFIEVSILALFGLALKNLLGRKLNYRQLWRMAAYSETLPTLFFTIMAAVKTSVPNSFVINWVVAIIVLSLAINEMPKPKKAN, via the coding sequence ATGAATATTTTCAAACAATTTTATAAGAGTATCTACTCTCCAAAGGATATTGCTTTATATCGTTTTCAAGGAATCGGAAAAACGATTTTATACGTTTTTTTCCTAACCTTCATTTCAGTTCTTCCGTCTATTATTTATTTAAGTACTGCACTTACAACGGGAATAGATTCTGCGCGATCAATTATCAAAGATGAAGCACCTGACTTTTCAATACAGAATGGTCAGCTGTCAGCTAAGACTGAGGTTCCAATTACCATTAATAAAGATGATTTTACCATTATTATTGATCCAACTGGAGCCATTTCGGATGCAGATGTGGAGAATGAAGGAAATGCCTTCGCCATGTTAAGGGATGAGTTTGTCCTCTCTTCAGGTGGACGGACTGATACATATTCCTATTCAATGTTGCAAGACCTTCATATTACGAAGAATGATTTCCTTGATTTCACTAATACGATTGGTGGATTAAAGGGAATAATCATCCCAGTTGCATCACTATTAATTTATTTGGTTTCCAGTGCCGCTAGCTTTATTGAGGTATCGATATTAGCCTTGTTTGGTCTCGCATTAAAAAATCTTTTAGGCAGAAAGCTGAATTACCGACAATTATGGAGAATGGCTGCATACAGTGAAACCCTTCCAACCTTATTTTTCACCATTATGGCGGCTGTTAAAACGTCCGTACCAAACAGCTTTGTCATTAACTGGGTTGTCGCCATTATCGTCTTATCCTTAGCCATAAACGAAATGCCTAAACCGAAAAAAGCAAATTAA
- a CDS encoding YqgE/AlgH family protein gives MKKIVGFLFVILVIYVIYFDLTVGTLPASNTKQVDAKIESIEKLSKTDIPSFAAEVKPGETVISIVEHELNKPIPVSITDLIEDFSELNPGQSPEKIQIGATYLFPDYSN, from the coding sequence ATGAAAAAGATAGTAGGATTTCTTTTTGTTATTTTAGTCATATATGTTATTTACTTTGACTTAACCGTGGGTACCCTGCCCGCCTCCAATACGAAGCAGGTTGATGCCAAAATCGAGTCTATTGAAAAGTTGTCCAAAACAGACATACCTTCCTTCGCTGCAGAAGTAAAACCCGGTGAAACCGTGATTTCAATTGTCGAGCACGAATTAAATAAACCAATTCCAGTCTCTATCACAGATTTGATTGAAGACTTTAGTGAACTGAATCCAGGACAATCCCCGGAAAAAATTCAAATTGGTGCTACATATCTATTCCCTGATTACTCAAACTAA
- the ispG gene encoding flavodoxin-dependent (E)-4-hydroxy-3-methylbut-2-enyl-diphosphate synthase: MSEIIHRTKTRPIKVGNLTIGGSNELIIQSMTTTKTHDVEATVAEIKRLEDAGCQIVRVACPDERAANAIPEIKKRINIPLVVDIHFDYKLALKAIEGGADKIRINPGNIGRREKVEAVVKAAKERGIPIRIGVNAGSLERKILEKYGYPTADGMVESALHHIKILEDLDFHDIIVSMKASDVNLAIEAYEKAARAFDYPLHLGITESGTLFSGTVKSAAGLGAIISKGIGNTLRISLSADPVQEVKVARELLKVFGLSSNAATLISCPTCGRIEIDLISIANEVEEYISTIKAPIKVSVLGCAVNGPGEAREADIGIAGARGEGLLFRKGEIVRKVPEADMVEELKKEIDLVAEEYFQKKAEEEKLTK; encoded by the coding sequence GTGAGTGAAATTATACATCGCACAAAAACCCGTCCAATTAAAGTCGGCAATTTAACGATTGGCGGGAGCAATGAACTTATTATTCAAAGCATGACAACAACAAAGACTCATGATGTTGAAGCAACCGTTGCGGAAATTAAACGCCTTGAGGACGCTGGATGTCAGATTGTCCGTGTGGCCTGTCCTGATGAACGGGCGGCAAATGCCATTCCGGAAATCAAAAAAAGGATCAACATTCCACTTGTGGTCGACATCCACTTTGACTATAAATTAGCACTTAAAGCCATTGAAGGCGGAGCCGATAAGATCCGAATCAACCCGGGAAACATTGGAAGACGAGAAAAGGTCGAGGCGGTCGTAAAAGCTGCTAAGGAACGCGGTATCCCTATTCGAATTGGGGTAAACGCCGGATCGCTTGAACGTAAAATCTTGGAGAAATACGGATATCCAACTGCCGATGGAATGGTGGAGAGTGCCCTTCATCATATTAAAATTCTCGAAGATTTAGATTTCCATGACATTATTGTTTCCATGAAAGCTTCAGATGTCAATCTTGCAATCGAGGCATATGAAAAAGCAGCACGCGCATTTGATTACCCGTTACATTTAGGTATTACTGAATCTGGAACGCTTTTTTCCGGTACCGTAAAAAGTGCGGCAGGACTAGGCGCGATCATTAGTAAAGGGATTGGCAATACGCTCCGTATATCCTTGAGTGCCGATCCGGTTCAGGAAGTAAAAGTTGCCCGAGAACTCTTAAAGGTATTTGGCCTTTCGTCAAATGCAGCAACATTAATTTCCTGCCCAACCTGCGGAAGAATTGAAATTGACCTCATTAGCATTGCAAATGAGGTCGAGGAGTATATTTCAACTATTAAAGCACCAATTAAGGTGTCTGTTTTAGGCTGTGCAGTCAATGGTCCTGGTGAGGCTCGTGAAGCAGATATCGGGATTGCCGGTGCCCGCGGCGAAGGGTTGTTATTTAGAAAAGGTGAAATTGTCCGGAAGGTACCCGAAGCAGATATGGTTGAGGAATTGAAAAAAGAAATTGATCTTGTTGCAGAGGAATATTTCCAAAAAAAGGCTGAAGAAGAAAAGCTAACGAAATAA
- a CDS encoding 5' nucleotidase, NT5C type, translating into MRKKFGIDIDGTVTCPTSIIPFINKAFGMNIMYEDVNQYDLTPFVNVSEKEFAKWFIENEPVIYQESPPAQGAVNILNKWKHKHELFFISARGSHLLDVTEEWFLQYGLTFHHIELIGSHDKVETAKKHKVDIFFEDKHDNAVMIHEECRIPVILFDTPYNQDPIPAGVIRVSNWEEANLWVDKWLKQEKTNREEAGISHSR; encoded by the coding sequence ATGAGAAAAAAATTCGGAATTGATATTGACGGCACCGTAACATGTCCGACTTCAATCATCCCTTTTATAAATAAAGCCTTTGGTATGAATATTATGTATGAGGATGTAAACCAGTATGACCTCACACCTTTTGTAAATGTTTCAGAAAAGGAATTTGCAAAATGGTTTATTGAAAACGAGCCGGTTATTTATCAGGAATCCCCGCCTGCCCAAGGTGCGGTGAACATTCTTAATAAATGGAAACATAAACATGAACTGTTTTTTATCAGTGCCCGCGGATCCCACTTGCTTGATGTCACAGAGGAATGGTTCTTGCAATATGGCTTAACCTTTCACCATATTGAACTAATTGGCTCTCATGATAAAGTGGAAACAGCTAAGAAACATAAAGTGGATATCTTTTTTGAGGATAAACATGATAATGCCGTCATGATTCATGAAGAGTGCCGAATTCCGGTTATTTTATTTGATACACCTTACAATCAGGATCCAATCCCTGCAGGTGTCATCCGCGTGAGCAACTGGGAAGAAGCCAACTTGTGGGTAGATAAATGGTTAAAGCAGGAAAAAACAAATCGTGAAGAGGCTGGTATATCCCATTCACGTTAA
- a CDS encoding Fur family transcriptional regulator, whose product MNVHEAIQYLKENGFKQTGKREDMLQLFADSDKYLTAKEVLDQLKEDYPGLSFDTIYRNLTLFVNMGILEMTELSGEKHFRFTCSRHQHHHHFICLDCGKTKEIDTCPMDGLSENLKGYDISGHKFEIYGRCPECH is encoded by the coding sequence GTGAACGTACATGAAGCAATTCAGTACTTAAAAGAAAATGGATTTAAACAAACGGGAAAACGGGAGGATATGCTCCAATTATTTGCTGATAGTGATAAATATTTAACGGCCAAGGAGGTTCTTGACCAATTAAAGGAAGATTATCCAGGATTGAGCTTTGATACCATTTATCGGAACCTGACTTTGTTTGTAAATATGGGGATATTAGAAATGACAGAGTTATCCGGTGAAAAGCATTTCCGCTTTACTTGTTCAAGACACCAGCATCATCATCACTTTATCTGCCTCGACTGTGGTAAAACAAAAGAGATTGATACATGTCCAATGGATGGATTAAGTGAAAATTTAAAAGGATACGACATATCTGGGCATAAATTTGAAATTTATGGACGATGCCCGGAATGTCATTAA
- a CDS encoding metal ABC transporter permease, translating into MIQGLFHYEFLQNAFLTGLMIGFLAPLLGVFIVVRRLSLIADALSHVTLAGIAASLLIERKYTMMSGLNPLYLGMVFSVGGALFIEKLRGVYKHYQELAIPIILSGGIGLGVIFISLANGFNTDLFSYLFGSVSAVSRTDLWVIFIISLVVILVIILLYKELFLLSFDEEHAKASGIAAKSIHFIFIVMVALVIAASMRIVGILLVSSLMTLPVAASIRIAKGFKQTIFFSLLFGEVSVLGGLFTAYYLDLAPGGTIVMLAVFILIITIFYKKLTSAIGGEQSERT; encoded by the coding sequence ATGATTCAAGGATTATTTCATTATGAATTTTTACAAAATGCTTTCCTTACAGGATTGATGATTGGATTTCTTGCCCCGTTGCTGGGGGTTTTTATCGTCGTCAGAAGATTATCATTGATTGCCGATGCCCTTAGCCATGTGACACTAGCGGGAATTGCAGCAAGCCTGCTCATTGAAAGAAAGTATACGATGATGTCAGGGTTGAATCCCCTTTACTTAGGAATGGTATTTTCCGTGGGAGGGGCGTTATTTATTGAAAAACTAAGAGGGGTTTATAAACATTATCAGGAATTAGCTATCCCGATTATTTTATCCGGCGGGATTGGCTTGGGAGTCATTTTTATTTCACTTGCTAATGGCTTTAATACAGATTTGTTTAGTTATTTGTTTGGCAGCGTATCTGCAGTCAGCCGAACGGATTTATGGGTTATTTTTATCATTAGTCTAGTAGTTATTTTAGTGATCATTTTATTATACAAAGAGCTGTTTTTACTCTCATTTGATGAAGAGCATGCAAAGGCTTCCGGGATTGCTGCCAAAAGCATTCATTTCATCTTTATTGTCATGGTGGCCCTTGTCATTGCAGCATCCATGAGAATTGTCGGGATTCTGTTAGTTTCCTCATTAATGACCTTACCTGTTGCTGCAAGTATTCGAATTGCCAAAGGGTTTAAACAGACTATTTTTTTCTCCCTCCTTTTTGGGGAAGTATCTGTTCTTGGCGGGCTTTTTACGGCCTACTATCTGGATTTGGCACCAGGAGGAACGATCGTTATGCTAGCAGTTTTCATTTTGATCATAACAATCTTTTATAAAAAACTAACAAGTGCTATAGGTGGTGAGCAGAGTGAACGTACATGA
- a CDS encoding metal ABC transporter ATP-binding protein, protein MQSIIEIKHLFYRYERDTVLEDINLDVPDGSFLAIVGPNGSGKSTLLKLILGLLKPHKGEIFLFGQEINKFKDWQKIGYVSQKANSFNTGFPATVFEVVASGLTKKLGLFKFFKKEHSKKVNEVLEAVGMKEFSSRNIGELSGGQQQRVFIARALVSEPSLLILDEPTVGVDAENVSSFYQMLGELNKSRDITLLLVTHDIGTISDKVSHVACLNKHLHFHGETAEFEQLSTTGLSKVYGHEVHVLAHHHEHGGVVK, encoded by the coding sequence ATGCAATCAATAATTGAAATAAAACATCTTTTTTATCGGTATGAAAGAGATACTGTCCTAGAGGATATCAACCTGGATGTACCAGATGGTTCTTTTTTGGCGATTGTTGGTCCAAACGGATCCGGAAAATCCACATTGTTAAAGTTAATTTTAGGTTTATTAAAACCACACAAAGGGGAAATCTTTTTATTCGGCCAAGAAATAAATAAATTTAAAGACTGGCAAAAAATCGGTTATGTTTCGCAAAAGGCCAATTCCTTTAATACGGGCTTCCCGGCAACTGTATTTGAGGTGGTTGCGAGTGGTTTAACCAAAAAGTTAGGACTGTTTAAGTTCTTTAAGAAAGAACATTCAAAAAAGGTAAATGAAGTTCTAGAGGCCGTGGGAATGAAGGAATTTAGCAGCAGAAATATTGGAGAACTCTCCGGCGGTCAGCAGCAAAGAGTTTTTATTGCCCGCGCACTTGTTAGTGAACCAAGCCTTCTGATATTGGATGAGCCTACAGTAGGTGTTGATGCGGAAAATGTTAGTTCCTTTTATCAAATGCTTGGTGAATTAAATAAGAGCCGGGACATTACGCTTTTATTAGTTACACATGATATTGGAACCATTTCGGATAAGGTCTCACATGTGGCTTGTTTGAATAAACATTTGCATTTCCATGGAGAAACAGCAGAATTTGAGCAGCTTAGCACAACTGGATTGTCTAAGGTGTATGGTCATGAGGTTCATGTTCTTGCTCATCATCATGAACACGGAGGCGTTGTAAAATGA